From Simonsiella muelleri ATCC 29453:
CCAGCGCACCTGCATTTGTGGAAGTCGGTCAAACTGTGAAAGAAGGGCAAACGTTGTGCATCATTGAAGCAATGAAATTGATGAATGAAATTGAAGCCGAAAAATCGGGCGTGGTTAAAGCGATTTTGGTGGAAAACGGTCAGCCTGTGGAATATGGCGAACCTCTGTTTGTGATTGAATAATCGATTTTCAGGCAGCCTGAAAACAGATTTTGGCGTTTCAGGCTGCCTGAAAAATTAAAGAGTAACATATTATGTTAAAAAAAGTTTTAATCGCCAATCGTGGCGAAATCGCTTTACGCATTTTGCGTGCTTGTCGTGAAATGGGCATCGCCACAGTCGCCGTGCATTCCGAAGCCGACCGCGAGAGTTTGCATGTTAAATTAGCAGATGAAAGCGTTTGTATTGGACCTGCGCCATCGCCACAAAGCTATTTGCAAATTCCTGCACTGATTGCCGCTGCCGAAGTAACAGGTGCAGATGCCATTCACCCTGGATATGGATTTTTAGCAGAAAATGCCAATTTTGCCGAACAAGTAGAACAATCTGGCTTTATTTTCATTGGACCCAAAGCCGATACCATTCGCTTGATGGGCGACAAAGTTTCCGCGAAAAAAGCCATGATTGCATCTGGCGTGCCATGCGTACCTGGTTCAGATGGGGCATTGCCTGATGATTCTGATGAGATTCTGAAAATCGCGGAAAAAGTTGGTTTTCCTGTGATTGTGAAAGCATCGGGTGGTGGTGGTGGTCGTGGTATGCGTGTGGTTGAAAAAAAAGAAGATTTGATTCAATCGGTTGAAATGACTAAAGCCGAAGCGCAAGCCGCATTTGGTAATCCCATGGTTTATATGGAACGCTTTTTGCAACGTCCACGCCACATTGAAATTCAGATATTGGCAGATGAGCATGGCAATGCGATTTATTTGGGTGAACGCGATTGCTCTATGCAACGCCGCCATCAAAAAATCATTGAGGAAGCCCCTGCGCCTTTTATTACGCCCGAAGAACGTGCCAAAATCGGTATGGCTTGTGCGGAGGCATGTAAGCGCATTGGTTATCGTGGTGCGGGTACATTTGAATTTTTATACGAAGACGGCGAGTTTTTCTTTATTGAAATGAATACGCGGGTGCAAGTGGAGCATCCAATCACCGAATTAATTACGGGTGTGGATATTGTGCAGGAACAATTGCGCGTGGCGGCTGGCTTGTCGTTACAATATGAACAAAAAGATATTCAAATTGAAGGTCATGCGTTTGAATGTCGCATCAATGCGGAAGATCCGTACACCTTTATTCCGAGTCCTGGTGTCATTGAATCGTGCCATTTACCTGGAGGATTTGGGGTGCGCGTGGACAGCCACATTTATCAAAGTTACCGCGTGCCGTCTAATTACGATAGCTTGATTGGTAAGGTGTGCGTTCATGCGAAAACGCGCCCACAGGCAATCGCGAAAATGTTGGTTGCACTCAATGAGTTAGCCATTACAGGCATCAAAACCAATGCGCCTTTACATCGTGAATTGTTTTGTGATAAGGATTTCGTAACAGGCGGTACAAGTATTCATTATTTGGAACATTGGTTGGCAGAGCGTAAAGAACGTTTAGCCAAAGAGCAAAAATAAGAACCTCTATTCATAGCCAACGAGAAATGGATTTCTGTCCCAGTTGGTGAGAATTTCATGCTAATTCTGGCGTGAAATTCAACGCAGCAGGCGTGCCAAATGGGGCAAAAAGACATCGCGTTTGGCTGTGAAGACAGGTTCTAAGATACATTCACTTTTAGATTATGTATTCAGTGAAATAAAAACTCACAAAACAATCTTTCAGGCAGCCTGAAAATGATTGATACGTGAATGGATTCGCTGGACACATCAAACAAATTGACAGAATTATTCAAACTCATCAGTTTGACTGCGAATAACCAATAATGGCAAATGACTTTGACGCATCACGGTTTCCGCAAAACTGCCCATCAGCAAGTGCATCAAACCGCCACGTCCGTGTGTTCCCATTACAATTAAATCTGCACCTTGTTGGTCGGCGTAATTTACCAATTCTTGTGCCATGTCTTTTGCGCCTTTTACGGCAATCAGCAAATGCGTTTTCACATTGGTAACGCCAGCCGCTTTTGCTGCTGCCACTGCTTCTTGCAGCACTTGATTGCTGTTGGCGATGGCGGCTTCTTCGTAGCTTTCATGTTGCAAAAATTCGGGGGCGAGTGTCATGTATTCTGTGGGATTTGCCACGTTGACCAATGTCAATTCGCTGTTGCTTTGTAGTGCCAAACTTGCGGCGTGTTGCAAGGCGTTGAGTGAACTCATGCTGCCATCTACAGCGACAACCAAATGTTTATACATAATCAAATCTCCTTGATGAGAACGCATAGTCAAATAAAACAAAATAAGAGCGTATTTTATTTCACTATAGTAAACGAATGTTTACAGAACAAGTATAATCCAATTATACGAATTATTGAATAGGATTTTTATGATGAGTGAATCGGACTATTTG
This genomic window contains:
- the accC gene encoding acetyl-CoA carboxylase biotin carboxylase subunit; its protein translation is MLKKVLIANRGEIALRILRACREMGIATVAVHSEADRESLHVKLADESVCIGPAPSPQSYLQIPALIAAAEVTGADAIHPGYGFLAENANFAEQVEQSGFIFIGPKADTIRLMGDKVSAKKAMIASGVPCVPGSDGALPDDSDEILKIAEKVGFPVIVKASGGGGGRGMRVVEKKEDLIQSVEMTKAEAQAAFGNPMVYMERFLQRPRHIEIQILADEHGNAIYLGERDCSMQRRHQKIIEEAPAPFITPEERAKIGMACAEACKRIGYRGAGTFEFLYEDGEFFFIEMNTRVQVEHPITELITGVDIVQEQLRVAAGLSLQYEQKDIQIEGHAFECRINAEDPYTFIPSPGVIESCHLPGGFGVRVDSHIYQSYRVPSNYDSLIGKVCVHAKTRPQAIAKMLVALNELAITGIKTNAPLHRELFCDKDFVTGGTSIHYLEHWLAERKERLAKEQK
- a CDS encoding universal stress protein, whose translation is MYKHLVVAVDGSMSSLNALQHAASLALQSNSELTLVNVANPTEYMTLAPEFLQHESYEEAAIANSNQVLQEAVAAAKAAGVTNVKTHLLIAVKGAKDMAQELVNYADQQGADLIVMGTHGRGGLMHLLMGSFAETVMRQSHLPLLVIRSQTDEFE